A single window of Lutzomyia longipalpis isolate SR_M1_2022 chromosome 1, ASM2433408v1 DNA harbors:
- the LOC129788080 gene encoding uncharacterized protein LOC129788080, producing MVQTTIFKIINDGEIAIQLYNPATDLEELLHVFREGFMKDSTMFIAFEMNKPEAAQYRLEYEGLIPGILQDGLSVIARHLPTMKIIGFCLNQLQSHPEGGQPTFYEAFHDSSETIVRKLLDFRIGKVKQMNLFEMYETEHIFETSYLGILPEYRSRGIGYHLFECSIKIAREIANEKYPMTMIDGIKGKKPKIIFCSSSSEYSRKIAEKLNFAEVKRFPFEELKVNGVSFSEKIPPQHTHFAMCVFKL from the exons atggTGCAAACAACAATCTTCAAAATTATCAATGATG GTGAAATTGCTATTCAACTGTATAATCCAGCAACAGACCTTGAGGAGTTGCTTCATGTCTTCCGAGAAGGATTTATGAAGGATTCAACGATGTTCATTGcatttgaaatgaataaacccGAAGCAGCTCAATATCGTCTTGAATATGAAGGATTAATTCCTGGAATTTTGCAAGATGGTTTATCAGTAATTGCTCGACATTTACCCACAATGAAAATCATCGGATTCTGCCTCAATCAACTCCAATCGCATCCTGAAGGTGGACAACCAACCTTCTACGAAGCCTTCCATGACAGTAGTGAGacaattgtgagaaaattgcttgACTTTCGCATTGGAAAAGTTAAGCAAATGAATCTCTTTGAGATGTACGAAACAGAACACATTTTTGAGACTTCCTACCTGGGTATTCTCCCGGAATACCGTAGCAGGGGAATAGGCTATCATCTCTTTGAgtgttcaattaaaattgcacGAGAAATTGCCAATGAAAAGTATCCAATGACCATGATTGATGGTATCAAAgggaaaaagccaaaaattatattttgtagtTCAAGTTCCGAATATTCCAGGAAAATcgcagaaaaattaaatttcgccGAAGTTAAACGTTTTCCTTTTGAGGAGTTGAAAGTTAATGGTGTTtctttttctgagaaaatccCTCCGCAGCACACGCATTTTGCTATGTGTGtgtttaaattgtaa
- the LOC129788081 gene encoding uncharacterized protein LOC129788081: MSDFMGTNSKSAYALALKYILSGSQIENGGFPTKLESGFVKTAPRKSIHECTRDDDIFALDCEMVTTRVGKELARISVVDIHENVVLDAYVKPSNGILDYNTPSSGITPEMMANATRDLASVQAELLRMFHSRTIILGHGLVNDFLALKLIHDHIIDTSDIYTNELGARSLKDLSKEKLGRTIQVSAHSSVEDAQAAMALFKYFMSQRC, from the exons ATGTCTGACTTCATGGGAACGAACAGCAAGTCGGCCTACGCCCTTGCCTTGAAGTACATCCTGTCCGGCAGTCAAATTGAAAATGGGGGATTTCCGACTAAATTGGAATCGGGATTTGTGAAGACTGCGCCGCGCAAATCTATCCATGAATGCACAAGGGATGATGACATCTTTGCGCTGGATTGTGAGATGGTCACCACAAGGGTTGGAAAAGAGCTTGCTCGAATCTCTGTGGTTGATATTCATGAGAATGTCGTGCTTGATGCCTACGTGAAGCCAAGTAATGGAATCTTGGACTACAACACTCC ATCTTCAGGGATAACCCCCGAGATGATGGCGAATGCAACACGAGATCTGGCTTCAGTCCAGGCAGAACTTCTCCGGATGTTCCATTCCCGGACTATCATTTTGGGGCACGGCTTGGTCAATGACTTTCTCGCTTTGAAGCTCATTCACGATCATATCATAGATACATCAGATATCTATACCAATGAATTGGGGGCTCGCTCCCTCAAGGATCTCTCTAAAGAGAAGCTGGGCCGAACCATTCAAG TATCTGCTCACAGCAGCGTTGAAGATGCTCAAGCTGCCATGGCATTGTTTAAGTACTTCATGTCCCAGCGATGCTAA